The stretch of DNA ATGGCGGGTGGATTCCTCGCAGATCGTTTCAGCAAGCGACAGGTGACGCTGGCGACGAAATTTCTCGAGCTGAGTGCAATGGGATTGGCGACCTTCGGTTTAGCCATTCATTCCATTCCGATTCAGTTAAGTGCGTTGTTTCTGGTCGGCACGCAGGCGGCTCTGTTTGGGCCCTCGAAATATGGAATGCTGCCCGAACTCTTGCAGCACGAGCGCCTCTCCTGGGGAAATGGCGTTCTCGAATTGGGAACATTTCTTGCAATCATTTCGGGCACGGTAACCGGCGGAGTTCTTTCCGAGCGACTTCAGGGTACGGAGTATTACGCTGGCGGCTTGCTCATGGTTCTCGCTGTCGTTGGATTCTGCAGCAGTTTAGGTATCGCCAAGCTCGAACCGGCGGCTCCGGCGAAAAAGTTCCAGCCCAATTTCCTTGCCGATCTGTGGGGAAACATCGTTCGCATGAGGCACGACCGCGCACTTCTGCTCGCGGTGATCGGAAACACATATTTCTGGTTCTTGGGTTCTCTGCTGATTTCGACCATTCTGGTCTATGGCAGCGACATTCTGCATATCGGACCACAACGGACGGCTTACCTCAACACGGCGCTTTCGATCGGAATCGGAGTGGGTAGTCTTGCTGCCGGATATTTATCGGCGGGAAAAATCGAGTACGGATTAATTCCTCTCGGCGCCGTTGGCATGACGGTCGCCGGCGTGGCGCTCGGCCTGTCACATGGATCGTTTGCGGCGATTGCGGCGCTGCTCGCTGTTCTCGGCTTCTTCGCCGGTTTCTTTGCTGTGCCGGTGAATGCGCTGATCCAGCATCGTCCGAATGCGGATGAGAAGGGCGGAATCATCGCCGCCGCGAATCTGCTTTCCTTCGTGGGCATCGCACTCTCCGCCGGTGCTTATTACGTGCTCACACGCATAGGTGGTTTGGATCCGCACGGCGTTTTCCTCGCGGCCGCAGCGATTACCTTGATTGGCACGATCTATGTGCTGACGCTTCTGCCCGAATGGTTTCTGCGTCTGGTGCTTTGGTTTATCACCCGGACTGTCTATCGCGTAACGGTTCTAGGCAGAGAGAAGTTTCCCGAAAAGGGAGGAGCGCTGCTAGTCTCGAATCACATGTCGTTCGTAGATGCTCTCCTGCTGGTGGCGGCAACGGACCGTCCGATCCGCTTTCTCATCTTCCAGGATATCTACGACATGCCTCTGGTGAAGCCATGGGCCAAAATGGGCGGCGCGATTCCCATTTCGCCGGATTTGCGTCCGCGAGACATGATTCGTTCGTTGCGAACAGCCAGCGATGCGGTTCGCAATGGCGAGATCGTGTGTATCTTCGCCGAAGGACAGATCACGCGTACCGGACAGCTACTGCCTTTCCGGCGTGGCTTTGAGCGGATCATGAAAGGCGTCGAGGCGCCGATTATTCCGGTGAATCTCGCTGGAGTCTGGGGAAGCATCTTCAGCTTCGAACGCGGACGCTTCCTGTGGAAGATGCCACGGCGAATTCCGTATCCAGTTACCGTCAGCTTCGGCGATGCATTGCCGGGCACTGCAACGGCTCCGGAAGTTCGAAATGCGGTGCAACAGCTGCAGACTGCAGCGTTCGAGCAGAGTCGCAAGCACACTTGTACCCTCGATGGAGCATTTGTAAGCAGTGCACATCGGCACCCGCTGCGCTTCATGATGGCCGATGGCCAGACTCCCAAAGTCCGATTCTTGAAAGCTCTGTCAGGCTCCATTTTGCTGGCAAGAAAGTTGAAACAGCGTTGGGCTGATCAGGAGATGGTCGGGATTCTGCTGCCACCGTCAGTTGGTGGAGCGCTGGTGAACTATTCCGCGTCGTTGCTCGGGCGCGTGCCGGTGAACCTGAACTACACCGCCAATAATGAGGTCATAGCTTCCTGCGCGAAACAATGCAATCTGAAGACGGTCGTGACGGCGAAAGCCTTTCTCGAACGTCTTCCCAAAATGGAAGTTCCGGGCAAGACGATTCTGCTCGAGGACCTGACCGGCACTATCGGAGTTATAGACAAGTTCGTCGCGATCTTCTTCGCGCTGCTCCCATACGCTCTATTGAAGATGGGCTTAGGCGCAGGGAAGACGAACCTCGACGATCTCGCGACCGTCATCTTCTCCAGTGGTTCAACCGGCGATCCCAAGGGCGTTATGCTTACGCACTACAACATTGCGAGCAACATCAACCAGGTCTCGCAAGTCTTCCCGCTCGGACGTAAGGACAAGGTGTTAGGCATTCTGCCGTTCTTTCACTCGTTTGGATTTACTGCGACGCTGTGGCTGCCCGCGGTGAATGGCATTGGTGTCGTTTTCCACCCAAATCCGCTGGACGCCAGAGCGATCAGCATGCTGGTCGGTCGTTATCGCGTCACTTTCCTGATCGCAACGCCGACTTTTTTGCAAGCGTACATCCGACGCTGCTCGCCGGAGCACTTCGGGAGCCTCCAATACGTGCTCGCAGGCGCAGAAAAACTGCCGGAGCGCGTCGCGCTCGCATTCGAAGACACCTTCGGCATTCGTCCGCTCGAAGGATATGGCTGCACCGAATGCGCGCCGGTTGTGACGGTAAACGGACCTGATTTTCGAGCGGCAGGTTTTCGTCAAGTCGCTGCGCGCCGCGGCACGATTGGCCATCCGCTGCCGGGAGTCACAGTGCGAATCGTCGATCTTGAATCCGGAGAAGCAGTCGCGAACGGCCAATCAGGATTGCTGATGGTGAAGGGTCCGAACGTTATGAGAGGCTACCTTGGCCTTCCCGAGAAGACCACGGAGGTGCTGCGCGATGGCTGGTATACAACAGGCGATGTCGCCAGCATGGGCGAGGACGGCTTCATCACGATCACCGATCGCCTTTCTCGCTTCAGCAAAATCGGCGGCGAGATGGTTCCACACGTGAAGATTGAAGAGAAGCTCCAGGAACTAGCGAGTGTAACCGAGCAAGTGTTTGCCGTGACATCAGTACCGGACGAGAGGAAAGGCGAACGCATCGCGGTGCTGCACACGCTGCGGGAAGATCACCTCAATTCTGTGTTGGAGCAGCTGAGCCAAGCTGATCTGCCGCCGTTGTGGAAGCCGAAGCCCACCCAGTTCTTCTTCATCGAGGCATTACCGTATCTCGGCACAGGAAAGCTCGACCTGCGTGCGTTGAAGACTTTGGCGGAAAGAGAGCAGTCCGTCGGAATTGCGCGTTGAACTCGTGACAGAGTTGGCAAAACCCGCTTGCCCGGTGCCCCGCTCTCGCGTTCTTCGCGAGGAGAGGATTCGTGAACTGGACAACCGCGACATTCTAACTGGTGAATTGCTGCAGTATTGACGACCTGTGCCGTGGGAAAGCACACCATATTTTATGGTCCACTAACTCTTACTCACTACTCCAAAGCCGACTGTAGGAGCCATCCGCGTCCCGCCGGATTTCAATCAGTTACAACTAAATTGGTCACTGTCACGGCAGAGGCTGCGGGTTCGAGTCCCGTCGTCCCCGCCATTCTTTTCATTGGCGCAGTGCCCGCACTCCTGCTTTCATCTACGATGCTCTGATCGGTTTTCTGCTTTCCTTCCGCTTTGGAGTCTGAATCGAACTATGCCGAAGCGGCAAGGTCAGAGGCGCCTAGATATTAATCAAATTGCTGCGCTCGAACGTCAATTGCGATCCCAGAAGATCTACTCAGGCGGATTTAGATGTTCCGGACGGACGAAGAAATCGCTCGTCTTCGCGACTATACCTGAGACCGCAATCAACCGGAGAGCCGGCGTTGAGCCGGCTCTCCGCCGATAATAAGGAGGATTCTAGAAGTACAGCTTCAGCGCCAATTGGATTTCGCGAGGGTCTCCTGGTCCTCCTGAACCCGTTCCCAGAATGGGATTCAGCGTATTTGAAACTTTGCCAAACGAGCCGTTAGCACCGATATTCGCAGCTGTAAAGCTCGCATTTGGATTCGCGAAGTTCGGATGATTAAAAGCGTTGAAAAATTCGGCCCGGAACTGCCATTGGAACCGCTCCGTCATTCGGAACATCTTGAACAAACTGAGGTCCGTCATTTGAATTCCAGGTCCATGGAATGCCCGCGGTCTGCACGTTCCGAATGTCCCCCGCGTCGGGAAAGCGAACGCCGCAGGATTGATGAAGAAACCTGTAGTCGTATAGCTGGCAGGATCTCCGGTCGCGCCCGCGAACGGATCACCCACGCAATTGGGATAGGAAGCGTGGTTTGAGCCAGTGAAGCTGAGATCCGGCGTCGTCACCGTGAAAGGAGTGCCAGTCTGCAGCGTGACAATGCCATTGAATTGCCATCCGCCGATTATGTTACTCGCCAAGTTGTCACCTGAAAGAAATCGTCTCCCCTTGCCGATCGGAAGATCCCAGGTGAAGTTGCTGACAAATCGATGGCGAATGTCGAAGGGCGAGTTGCTCATTTCCGCGCCATAGTTGTATGCATTGGCAGGAGTGGAGCCTCCAGTGAGATTGTCCTGGAAATTCGCTAATCCATGGCTGTAGGTGTAATTGACGGCGTACGCGATCCCACTCGATATCCGCTTACGGAGCGACAGTTCTAATCCGTTGTAGTCCGTGTTGCCATCGTTCGTTGCCAATTCGAGGAAGCCATGCTGGCCGGTTAAGCCGCAGTTCGGGCCTGCCGCGCGCGTATCAATGCTAGAAACGGTGTTCAGGTTCGCATATGGGAACTGCACGATTGGGCACCCATTGTCGGTGCCAGTGATCAGCCCCTGGTTGGCGTTTCTGAGCCGGTTCATCTTTCGGCCCCAGTTGCCAACATAGGTTGCGGAGAGGACGGTGTTCTGGAATATCTCGTATTCAGGACCAAAGCTTGCCTGCTCCACATAGCCCGAGCGCTGATTGGGATCCTGAGCACGCAGTTGGAGTTTGGTAAGGTCAAGCGCTGTTCCGGTAATCGTGCTCAATGGGAAGCCATTCTTGAGCAGGAAGATTGGAGTTGAACTCCCGACACCCTGGTTCAGTTGTATGTCCTGTAAAAAAGGCGGATTCAATTCCAGCAAGCTCTCGGATCCGATCCGATTGTAGTGCTGATAGAAGACTCCGTAACCGCCACGGAAAACCGTTTTCCTTGTCAATTGGTAGGCGAATCCAACGCGCGGAGCAAAGTCATTCTTATCTGGATTAATTAACGCCCTGTTTGCCCAACCCGATGCATTGGCCGCCGCGGTTGTAATGCCTCCACCGTTTGCCGGAGTGAAGTTTGAAACCATGTCGTCGCGGCTCATGATGGGCGCGAACAGTTCGTAACGCACTCCATAAGTGAGGTTCAGCTTCGAAGTGGCTCGCCAGGTGTCCATGGCAAAGAAAGAGTGCCCGGGCTGGAAGTAGTGGACAAC from Terriglobales bacterium encodes:
- a CDS encoding acyl-[ACP]--phospholipid O-acyltransferase, producing MTNAATSASQEMLRTDQDHHPSHPAGRRGFWALIITQFQGAYSSNVLQYLLLGMILGLGLGKAERDRLVPMVMGLFSAPFILFSMAGGFLADRFSKRQVTLATKFLELSAMGLATFGLAIHSIPIQLSALFLVGTQAALFGPSKYGMLPELLQHERLSWGNGVLELGTFLAIISGTVTGGVLSERLQGTEYYAGGLLMVLAVVGFCSSLGIAKLEPAAPAKKFQPNFLADLWGNIVRMRHDRALLLAVIGNTYFWFLGSLLISTILVYGSDILHIGPQRTAYLNTALSIGIGVGSLAAGYLSAGKIEYGLIPLGAVGMTVAGVALGLSHGSFAAIAALLAVLGFFAGFFAVPVNALIQHRPNADEKGGIIAAANLLSFVGIALSAGAYYVLTRIGGLDPHGVFLAAAAITLIGTIYVLTLLPEWFLRLVLWFITRTVYRVTVLGREKFPEKGGALLVSNHMSFVDALLLVAATDRPIRFLIFQDIYDMPLVKPWAKMGGAIPISPDLRPRDMIRSLRTASDAVRNGEIVCIFAEGQITRTGQLLPFRRGFERIMKGVEAPIIPVNLAGVWGSIFSFERGRFLWKMPRRIPYPVTVSFGDALPGTATAPEVRNAVQQLQTAAFEQSRKHTCTLDGAFVSSAHRHPLRFMMADGQTPKVRFLKALSGSILLARKLKQRWADQEMVGILLPPSVGGALVNYSASLLGRVPVNLNYTANNEVIASCAKQCNLKTVVTAKAFLERLPKMEVPGKTILLEDLTGTIGVIDKFVAIFFALLPYALLKMGLGAGKTNLDDLATVIFSSGSTGDPKGVMLTHYNIASNINQVSQVFPLGRKDKVLGILPFFHSFGFTATLWLPAVNGIGVVFHPNPLDARAISMLVGRYRVTFLIATPTFLQAYIRRCSPEHFGSLQYVLAGAEKLPERVALAFEDTFGIRPLEGYGCTECAPVVTVNGPDFRAAGFRQVAARRGTIGHPLPGVTVRIVDLESGEAVANGQSGLLMVKGPNVMRGYLGLPEKTTEVLRDGWYTTGDVASMGEDGFITITDRLSRFSKIGGEMVPHVKIEEKLQELASVTEQVFAVTSVPDERKGERIAVLHTLREDHLNSVLEQLSQADLPPLWKPKPTQFFFIEALPYLGTGKLDLRALKTLAEREQSVGIAR